The following coding sequences lie in one Haematobia irritans isolate KBUSLIRL chromosome 3, ASM5000362v1, whole genome shotgun sequence genomic window:
- the LOC142230633 gene encoding uncharacterized protein LOC142230633 produces MLHGAPQLRETFGRYTPPPVELPYHRSSVFIPTAQVYMAGENSEDWASVRVLLCQAATSTRVAASTITRLGIPTTERNGHRFASIRLRCRIYGSRLVYRLKALVTRDLPRRPYSDPIIEDPTVAMEARPLADIDPRGNESIDVEIGAGPYAYLRRDGVVETGLGRVFAQLTDWGYVFVGPVSSSSQETR; encoded by the coding sequence ATGCTGCATGGGGCTCCTCAACTGAGGGAAACATTTGGGCGCTACACACCCCCTCCAGTGGAATTGCCTTACCACCGATCATCGGTGTTTATACCAACGGCGCAAGTTTATATGGCAGGTGAAAACTCCGAGGACTGGGCCAGTGTCAGGGTGTTGCTGTGTCAGGCAGCTACGTCAACAAGAGTTGCGGCCTCCACAATCACGAGACTTGGCATTCCAACCACCGAAAGAAATGGACACAGGTTTGCAAGTATTCGGTTGCGATGCCGGATTTATGGTAGTCGGCTCGTTTATCGACTAAAGGCCTTAGTGACACGGGACCTGCCACGAAGACCCTACTCTGACCCAATAATAGAAGATCCCACCGTCGCTATGGAAGCCCGACCTCTTGCTGATATCGATCCAAGGGGCAATGAATCAATCGATGTAGAAATTGGTGCTGGTCCATATGCCTACCTCAGGAGAGACGGAGTTGTCGAAACCGGCTTAGGACGTGTCTTCGCCCAGCTGACCGATTGGGGATACGTGTTTGTGGGACCAGTGAGTAGTTCGTCACAGGAAACGAGATGA